A genomic segment from Halomicroarcula saliterrae encodes:
- the uvsE gene encoding UV DNA damage repair endonuclease UvsE translates to MLGYACLNRTLREREPPLRCNRDMQRKTWESRGVEYAAELTLRNLTDLYEILQWNVDHDIYFYRCTSDLVPWNSQFDLADLPDYDRIAERAADCGAFVRDHGMRLTFHPAHWCKLASDTEETVENSLNTVEYHADWLDLMGLDRSPYYSINVHIGATYGDKAATAERFRDAVARLSPGARQRLTVENDDKSSLWSVPELVEEVGETTGVPVVFDYHHHQFTDRGLTHREAFDLARGTWGDVRPIAHYSEPARLYGGDARPQAHAEHVTDLPAWLCEAADVMLEAGAKERALLAVRDGRD, encoded by the coding sequence ATGCTCGGATACGCCTGTCTGAACCGCACACTTCGGGAGCGCGAGCCGCCGCTCAGATGCAACCGCGACATGCAACGGAAGACGTGGGAGTCCCGTGGTGTGGAGTACGCCGCCGAACTGACGCTGCGGAACCTCACGGACCTCTACGAGATACTGCAGTGGAACGTCGACCACGACATCTACTTCTATCGGTGTACCTCCGATCTGGTGCCGTGGAACTCCCAGTTCGACCTCGCCGACCTCCCCGACTACGACCGCATCGCGGAGCGTGCGGCCGACTGCGGCGCGTTCGTCAGGGACCACGGGATGCGCCTGACCTTCCACCCGGCCCACTGGTGTAAGCTCGCCAGCGACACCGAGGAGACCGTCGAGAACTCGCTGAACACTGTCGAGTACCACGCCGACTGGCTCGACCTCATGGGACTGGACCGGTCCCCCTACTACAGCATCAACGTCCACATCGGGGCGACCTACGGCGACAAGGCGGCGACCGCCGAGCGCTTCCGGGACGCCGTCGCCCGGCTCTCGCCGGGCGCCCGACAGCGCCTGACCGTCGAGAACGACGACAAATCGAGCCTCTGGAGCGTCCCGGAACTCGTCGAAGAAGTCGGTGAGACCACGGGCGTCCCGGTCGTCTTCGACTACCACCACCACCAGTTCACCGACCGCGGGCTGACCCACCGGGAGGCGTTCGACCTCGCCCGGGGCACCTGGGGCGACGTCCGCCCGATCGCTCACTACTCGGAGCCCGCCCGGCTGTACGGGGGCGACGCTCGCCCGCAGGCCCACGCCGAACACGTGACCGACCTCCCGGCGTGGCTCTGTGAGGCCGCCGACGTGATGCTCGAAGCGGGCGCGAAGGAGCGGGCGCTGCTCGCCGTCCGCGACGGGCGGGACTGA
- a CDS encoding alpha/beta fold hydrolase — protein sequence MTTYSDWESQQDHAAVTVDGHDLDVAYYDAGEGEPVVFVHGIPTNSFLWRDVVGPIAEERRVVVPDMLGYGNASMTDSFDRSIRAQERMLEALVSGLDLGTVSLVGHDLGGGVALRYASHAPDLVDQLVLSNAVAYDSWPVDTITELGLPETAEDRSVEDIQQLLEKLFRNTLERDDPDEEFLQGMKAPWASEAGVTSLVRDAVATNTNHTTEIDPGEITAETLLLWGADDDLQPIEYARRLHDDIPDSTLTGLDDATHWVMVDRPETYREELAAFLVR from the coding sequence GTGACAACGTACTCCGACTGGGAATCCCAGCAGGACCACGCCGCCGTCACGGTCGATGGCCACGACCTCGACGTCGCCTACTACGACGCGGGGGAAGGCGAGCCCGTCGTCTTCGTCCACGGCATCCCGACCAACTCGTTCCTGTGGCGAGACGTGGTCGGTCCGATAGCCGAGGAGCGACGGGTCGTCGTCCCGGACATGCTCGGCTACGGGAACGCCTCGATGACGGACTCGTTCGACCGCTCGATTCGCGCACAGGAGCGGATGCTCGAAGCGCTCGTCTCGGGACTCGACCTCGGCACCGTCTCGCTCGTCGGCCACGACCTCGGCGGGGGCGTCGCGTTGCGGTACGCCTCACACGCGCCCGATCTGGTCGACCAGCTCGTGCTGTCGAACGCCGTCGCCTACGACTCCTGGCCGGTCGATACGATTACCGAGCTCGGACTGCCCGAGACCGCCGAGGACCGGAGCGTCGAAGATATCCAGCAGCTACTGGAGAAGCTGTTCAGGAACACGCTCGAACGCGACGACCCCGACGAGGAGTTTCTACAGGGGATGAAAGCGCCGTGGGCGTCCGAGGCGGGCGTGACGTCGCTGGTCCGCGACGCCGTCGCGACCAACACCAACCACACCACCGAAATCGACCCGGGGGAGATCACGGCCGAGACGCTGTTGCTGTGGGGGGCCGACGACGACCTCCAGCCCATCGAGTACGCCCGGCGACTCCACGACGACATCCCCGACTCGACACTGACCGGTCTGGACGACGCCACCCACTGGGTGATGGTAGACCGGCCCGAGACCTACCGCGAGGAACTCGCCGCGTTCCTCGTCCGCTGA
- a CDS encoding aryl-sulfate sulfotransferase — MLTRRSIRLVALVVTCLSAAVVAQGAMTAPRTGTAADVPEAPPRAGITVATESARYGTLMAWHPNGSRLYYADEHTKYFDVDPVAGTAATVEYTATDTIHTEGPTCRDPPCARNLVERTNLTTGETEVIRARYDHTETAAEWHDHTRINDTHIAIADMVADQVLLVDTATGLTEWRWDAQNAYPLESGGGYPGDWTHLNDVETLPDGRIMVSLRNQDQVVFIDPDSGVQSNWTLGRDDDHAVLHEQHNPDYIPAERGGPAVVVADSENSRVVEYQRENGGWNRTWAWADGRLQWPRDADRLPNGNTLVTDTHGGRLLEIAPNGSVVWSVGLDHPYDAERLGTGEGSAGGPSARRADLASRGSPAASPDSSAKSDRDTVVAVVKLLRQVVPSRWLNALYYVAPVWMGVAEAVATVAGAATLLAWAVLELRWRSLPVGLRLPVYRSSTGRDRDGAEPAADGDGVDHET; from the coding sequence GTGTTGACGCGCCGCTCGATACGGCTCGTCGCCCTCGTCGTCACCTGTCTCTCGGCCGCGGTGGTCGCTCAGGGGGCGATGACGGCCCCGCGAACCGGGACCGCCGCGGACGTGCCCGAGGCCCCGCCGCGTGCGGGCATCACGGTCGCGACCGAATCCGCCCGCTACGGCACGCTCATGGCGTGGCATCCGAACGGCAGCCGGCTCTACTACGCCGACGAGCACACGAAGTACTTCGACGTGGACCCCGTCGCGGGCACGGCGGCGACCGTCGAGTACACGGCCACCGATACGATTCACACCGAGGGCCCCACCTGTCGGGACCCGCCGTGTGCCCGCAATCTGGTCGAGCGGACGAACCTCACGACGGGCGAGACCGAGGTGATACGCGCCCGCTACGACCACACCGAGACCGCCGCCGAGTGGCACGACCACACGCGCATCAACGACACCCACATCGCCATCGCCGACATGGTCGCCGACCAGGTGCTGCTGGTCGACACCGCGACCGGCCTCACCGAGTGGCGATGGGACGCACAGAACGCCTACCCCCTCGAAAGCGGCGGCGGGTACCCCGGTGACTGGACTCATCTGAACGACGTGGAGACTCTGCCCGACGGCCGCATCATGGTGAGCCTGCGCAATCAGGACCAGGTCGTCTTCATCGACCCCGATTCCGGGGTGCAGTCGAACTGGACGCTCGGGCGCGACGACGACCACGCCGTCCTCCACGAGCAGCACAACCCCGACTACATCCCCGCGGAACGCGGCGGCCCGGCCGTCGTCGTCGCCGACTCCGAGAACAGCCGCGTCGTCGAGTACCAGCGCGAGAACGGGGGGTGGAACCGGACGTGGGCGTGGGCCGACGGACGGCTGCAGTGGCCTCGCGACGCCGACAGACTCCCGAACGGGAACACGCTCGTCACCGACACGCACGGCGGGCGGCTCCTCGAAATCGCCCCCAACGGCAGCGTCGTCTGGTCGGTCGGGCTGGACCACCCCTACGACGCCGAACGGCTGGGCACCGGCGAGGGGAGCGCGGGCGGCCCGAGCGCCCGGCGGGCAGACCTCGCGTCCCGCGGTTCGCCCGCCGCCTCGCCGGACTCCAGCGCCAAGAGCGACAGGGACACCGTCGTCGCTGTGGTGAAGCTCCTGCGACAGGTCGTCCCGTCGCGGTGGCTCAACGCGCTCTACTACGTCGCGCCGGTGTGGATGGGCGTGGCCGAGGCCGTCGCGACCGTCGCCGGGGCGGCGACGCTGCTCGCGTGGGCGGTCCTCGAACTCCGGTGGCGCTCGTTGCCGGTCGGCCTGCGGTTGCCGGTGTACCGCAGCTCCACGGGTCGGGACCGCGACGGCGCGGAGCCCGCGGCCGACGGCGACGGGGTCGACCACGAGACGTGA
- a CDS encoding helix-turn-helix transcriptional regulator: MVQEHEAYGDIQFLTGSPQRRAVLGALCDEPARPHELCADIDATRTTIQRILAGFRERQWVVKHDGDYRATVTGRRVRDRYESLHEEVARARRFGPFAAHLGPIADDLPAAALETGRLTVSEEGSPLAALSRFTEWLQAVEGDMCAISPVVARPFNEIGAELLDEDTGIGFVIDATVLEQSKAQYESELQFGADHGQIDIYVHETPLAIGVAFDDRRCCVVAYDDNNNIRAMLEATNDELYEWVQDVYERHRERSTPLAALYGSDGDRVESQKR, translated from the coding sequence ATGGTACAGGAGCATGAAGCGTACGGGGATATCCAGTTTCTCACCGGTTCACCACAGCGTCGAGCCGTCCTCGGTGCGCTGTGTGACGAACCGGCCCGTCCCCACGAACTCTGTGCGGATATCGACGCCACGCGGACGACGATTCAGCGTATCCTCGCCGGGTTCCGGGAGCGCCAATGGGTCGTCAAACACGACGGCGACTACCGGGCGACAGTGACCGGGCGGCGGGTCCGGGACCGGTACGAGTCACTGCACGAGGAGGTAGCGCGGGCGCGGCGCTTCGGTCCGTTTGCGGCACATCTGGGGCCGATTGCCGACGACTTGCCGGCGGCGGCACTGGAGACGGGCCGGCTCACAGTGAGTGAGGAGGGGAGTCCACTGGCCGCGCTCAGCCGGTTCACCGAGTGGTTGCAGGCCGTCGAGGGCGACATGTGCGCCATCTCGCCCGTCGTCGCCCGGCCGTTCAACGAGATCGGCGCGGAGCTACTCGACGAAGACACGGGAATCGGGTTCGTCATCGACGCCACGGTGCTCGAACAGTCCAAAGCGCAGTACGAATCGGAGCTGCAGTTCGGCGCGGACCACGGCCAGATAGATATTTACGTCCACGAGACGCCGTTGGCCATCGGCGTGGCCTTCGACGACAGGCGCTGCTGTGTGGTCGCCTACGACGACAACAACAACATCAGGGCGATGCTGGAGGCGACGAACGACGAGCTCTACGAGTGGGTGCAGGACGTCTACGAACGCCACCGCGAGCGATCGACCCCGCTCGCGGCGCTGTACGGCAGCGATGGCGACAGGGTGGAGAGCCAGAAGCGCTGA
- a CDS encoding carotenoid oxygenase family protein: MTSPHRRGFETQREEVTSEGLPVEGTVPSWLAGHYVQNGPGQFEVGGRTLGHWFDPLAMVRGFRIDDGVSYTNKFVRSRDFAFARDRGRVRTQFPGTPPDRPVWTRLRQALTGTFPDNPVIGVARIDGGLAAITESPVALTLDPETLATTGRIDLTEGLDVDLTLGHPHYDPRRETLVNLGVSYGRETSYTLFRRDGGAVEPTARVAFDDAPYVHSFALTDRYAVLPAMPFGLDTTALLTGALTGRTFVDAFERFDRAGEFVVVDRETGSVAARPRVDPLFVYHHANAFPDGDELVVDLVGYRDQRAVTDLTIANLRSDSPSVPRGDLQRYRLPLDGGRATGETIREGHMEFPVIDYPGTLGRPYDRVYVAETDRNSPLPTRLARVTVPDGEATTWGEPGVFPGEPMFVSAPATADTEGAVLSVVLDGETGGSFLVVLDATTMSELARAPLPHRLPYGFHGQFYAADGPVRSMA, translated from the coding sequence GTGACATCTCCACACCGTCGCGGCTTCGAGACACAGCGCGAGGAGGTCACGAGCGAAGGACTCCCGGTCGAGGGAACGGTTCCGTCGTGGCTCGCGGGCCACTACGTCCAGAACGGCCCCGGGCAGTTCGAGGTGGGGGGCCGGACGCTCGGACACTGGTTCGACCCGCTGGCCATGGTCCGCGGGTTCCGCATCGACGATGGCGTCAGCTACACGAACAAGTTCGTCCGGAGCCGGGACTTCGCGTTCGCTCGCGACCGGGGCCGCGTGCGGACGCAGTTCCCCGGGACGCCGCCCGACCGCCCGGTGTGGACGCGGCTCCGGCAGGCCCTGACGGGGACGTTCCCGGACAACCCGGTCATCGGCGTGGCGCGAATCGACGGCGGGCTCGCCGCCATCACCGAATCGCCGGTCGCGCTGACGCTGGACCCCGAGACGCTCGCCACGACGGGCCGAATCGACCTCACCGAGGGGCTCGACGTCGACCTCACGCTCGGCCACCCCCACTACGACCCCCGGCGGGAGACGCTCGTCAACCTCGGCGTGAGCTACGGTCGGGAGACGAGCTACACCCTGTTTCGACGGGACGGCGGCGCTGTCGAACCGACGGCGCGGGTCGCTTTCGACGACGCTCCCTACGTCCACTCGTTCGCCCTGACCGACCGCTACGCCGTCCTCCCGGCGATGCCGTTCGGCCTCGACACGACCGCACTGCTCACCGGGGCGCTCACCGGACGGACGTTCGTCGACGCCTTCGAGCGGTTCGACCGGGCGGGCGAGTTCGTCGTCGTCGACCGCGAGACCGGCAGCGTCGCGGCCCGCCCGCGCGTCGACCCGCTGTTCGTCTACCACCACGCTAACGCCTTTCCCGACGGCGACGAACTCGTCGTCGACCTCGTGGGCTACCGGGACCAGCGAGCCGTGACGGACCTGACCATCGCGAACCTCCGGAGCGACAGTCCATCGGTGCCACGCGGCGACCTCCAGCGCTATCGCCTCCCGCTCGACGGCGGGCGCGCGACCGGCGAGACCATCCGCGAGGGCCACATGGAGTTCCCCGTCATCGACTACCCGGGGACGCTCGGACGGCCCTACGACCGCGTCTACGTCGCCGAGACCGACCGGAACTCGCCGCTGCCGACCCGGCTGGCTCGCGTCACTGTCCCGGACGGCGAGGCGACGACGTGGGGCGAACCCGGCGTCTTTCCCGGCGAACCGATGTTCGTCAGCGCGCCCGCGACGGCCGACACCGAGGGCGCCGTCCTCTCGGTCGTGCTGGACGGCGAGACCGGCGGGTCGTTCCTGGTCGTCCTCGACGCGACGACGATGAGCGAGCTCGCGCGGGCGCCGCTGCCCCACCGGCTCCCCTACGGTTTCCACGGGCAGTTCTACGCCGCCGACGGCCCCGTCAGGAGCATGGCATGA
- a CDS encoding helix-turn-helix domain-containing protein, which translates to MSPPGREVQYTESDVIEVFKDRGDYAEPLTAKEIADRLGCSRRTALNKLHDLEAETDITSKKVGGRSRVWWIPVRTD; encoded by the coding sequence ATGTCACCGCCCGGGCGTGAAGTCCAGTACACGGAATCGGACGTCATCGAGGTGTTCAAAGACCGGGGCGACTACGCCGAGCCGCTGACAGCGAAGGAGATCGCTGACCGGCTGGGCTGTTCGCGACGGACGGCGCTGAACAAGCTCCACGACCTGGAAGCCGAGACGGATATCACCAGCAAGAAAGTCGGCGGGCGCTCGCGAGTGTGGTGGATTCCGGTCCGAACCGACTGA
- a CDS encoding arylsulfotransferase family protein gives MNPRALLSTRRLRVVFALATVFFTLVLAGGYVTAQAGANQAGSGSVVEADPNNGTSERVVPPRDNITVVSTDSTAFITNEGDGPRKRAELVAFAPNGSIYYRNETHTRYWDVDPVEGTDATVEYLYSDHLTPDECHSGSVCTRNGVERVNLTTGNVTEIYARITPGKHSTRWHDADRIGEDRLLVADIAQDRAFVVNTTSERVTWSWDAQTDFDTASGGPYPEDWTHINDVEYVELDGRETVMVSVRNQDQVVFVDMETGLRENWTLGSDGDHDTLYEQHNPDYIPAERGGPAVLVADSENGRVVEYQRQNGSWEQSWEWRDQRLTWVRDADRLPNGHTLLTDSNGDRVLEVDEDAEVVWETTVGFPYESERLGTGDESTGGRSAAALGLPDHVPNASDRTAVEEATTLLPKSLVNSVAYLLPSWVGTVELLAAFGLLVVLTLWTVVEWRRRAFEVHLQWPFQIRNR, from the coding sequence ATGAACCCGAGGGCACTGCTGTCCACACGGCGGCTCAGGGTCGTGTTCGCGCTGGCGACAGTGTTTTTCACGCTCGTGCTCGCCGGCGGCTACGTGACCGCGCAGGCCGGCGCGAATCAGGCCGGAAGCGGCTCGGTAGTCGAAGCGGACCCGAACAACGGGACGAGCGAGCGGGTCGTCCCGCCCCGGGACAACATCACCGTCGTCTCGACCGACTCGACTGCGTTTATCACCAACGAGGGCGACGGCCCGCGAAAGCGGGCGGAGCTGGTCGCCTTCGCACCGAACGGCAGCATCTACTACCGCAACGAGACCCACACGCGCTACTGGGACGTCGACCCCGTCGAGGGGACCGACGCGACCGTCGAGTATCTCTACTCCGACCACCTCACGCCCGACGAGTGTCACTCCGGGAGCGTCTGTACCCGTAACGGGGTCGAGCGGGTGAACCTGACCACCGGCAACGTCACCGAGATATACGCCCGCATCACCCCGGGGAAACACTCGACGCGGTGGCACGACGCCGACCGCATCGGCGAGGACCGCCTGCTGGTGGCCGACATCGCTCAGGACCGTGCGTTCGTCGTCAACACCACCAGCGAGCGAGTCACCTGGTCGTGGGACGCCCAGACGGACTTCGATACGGCCAGCGGTGGTCCGTACCCCGAGGACTGGACGCACATCAACGACGTCGAGTACGTCGAACTCGACGGCCGGGAAACGGTGATGGTGAGCGTGCGCAACCAGGACCAGGTCGTCTTCGTCGACATGGAGACCGGGCTGCGCGAGAACTGGACGCTCGGCAGCGATGGCGACCACGACACGCTGTACGAGCAGCACAACCCCGACTACATCCCCGCGGAACGCGGCGGCCCGGCGGTCCTCGTCGCCGACTCCGAGAACGGCCGCGTCGTCGAGTACCAGCGCCAAAACGGCTCCTGGGAACAGTCCTGGGAGTGGCGCGACCAGCGGCTGACGTGGGTCCGTGACGCCGACCGCCTCCCGAACGGCCACACGCTGCTGACCGACTCGAACGGCGACCGCGTCCTCGAAGTCGACGAAGACGCCGAGGTCGTCTGGGAGACCACCGTCGGCTTCCCCTACGAGTCCGAACGGCTGGGCACCGGCGACGAGAGCACGGGCGGGCGAAGCGCCGCCGCGCTCGGGCTCCCGGACCACGTCCCGAACGCCTCGGACCGCACCGCGGTCGAGGAGGCGACGACCCTGCTCCCGAAGTCGCTCGTCAACAGCGTCGCCTACCTGCTGCCGAGCTGGGTCGGCACCGTCGAGCTGCTGGCCGCGTTCGGCCTGCTGGTCGTCCTGACGCTGTGGACTGTCGTCGAGTGGCGTCGGCGCGCCTTCGAAGTGCATTTGCAGTGGCCCTTCCAGATACGTAATCGATGA
- a CDS encoding phosphatase PAP2 family protein, translating to MGVVAVFLEVVAVLSLLLTVSLTVVVGRGRLRAAASELPARLRMAAKPIGLLVVVLAINSRVRTTGVDLSWIIGVNITRLIYTLEGTAVATIQSIVPGWLTLYFGYVYVYGYAFLLVFPLLAGMLAAERRLLRQTAVAYAINYTIGMVCYLLFIAYGPRNYMPALVEPLLFDTLPRFQLLTSEVNANTNVFPSLHTSLSVTVALLAIRDHETFPKWTPVAVFLAASIVLSTMVLGIHWATDVVAGSLLAAFSVWVVSSARVGPMFDRLGSLTDSWRSLTDRWR from the coding sequence ATGGGTGTCGTCGCCGTCTTCCTGGAAGTCGTCGCGGTGCTCTCCCTGCTGTTGACGGTATCGCTGACCGTCGTCGTTGGCCGGGGTCGGCTCCGGGCCGCCGCGAGCGAGCTCCCGGCGCGGCTCCGTATGGCAGCGAAACCGATAGGGTTGCTCGTGGTGGTGCTCGCGATAAACAGCCGCGTCCGTACCACCGGCGTCGACCTCTCGTGGATAATCGGCGTCAACATCACGCGGCTGATATACACCCTCGAAGGGACGGCCGTCGCGACCATCCAGTCGATAGTCCCCGGCTGGCTGACGCTGTATTTCGGCTACGTGTACGTCTACGGCTACGCGTTCCTGCTCGTCTTCCCGCTGCTTGCGGGTATGCTCGCCGCCGAGCGACGGCTCCTCCGACAGACGGCCGTCGCCTACGCCATCAACTACACTATCGGGATGGTGTGTTACCTGCTCTTTATTGCCTACGGCCCGCGCAACTACATGCCGGCGCTCGTCGAGCCGCTGCTGTTCGATACGCTCCCGCGGTTCCAGTTGCTCACGAGCGAGGTCAACGCCAACACGAACGTCTTCCCGTCGCTGCACACCTCCCTCTCGGTGACCGTCGCCCTGCTGGCGATTCGGGACCACGAGACGTTCCCGAAGTGGACGCCGGTCGCCGTCTTCCTCGCGGCGAGCATCGTGCTCTCGACGATGGTGCTTGGCATCCACTGGGCGACCGACGTGGTCGCGGGCAGCCTGCTCGCCGCCTTCAGCGTCTGGGTCGTCTCCTCGGCCCGCGTCGGACCGATGTTCGACCGGCTCGGCTCACTCACCGATAGCTGGCGTTCGTTGACTGACCGCTGGCGCTAG
- a CDS encoding ABC transporter substrate-binding protein produces METRSGGDIGVTRRSALTGLTAGIAATSGCLSKIRALVSRSRPTTVSFSIKTLPVDQDPYAIAIARQVSAWFEAAGIQASIQPMTAEELYRQTLTNHQFDVFVGQYPGEFADPDAFYPLLHSTYSVESGMQNPFGYTNLSMDDLLEQQRRETGTDRTETVTRIQRRVVQECPFVVLGFPNVIRAARTDQFTGWSGVFDPTPVNLLSLNRTDPSATTLRATTPDDRPMRNLNPLMSTYRGPGDVTDLLYDSLAHRYRGTLYPWAAANWEWTGEDPLELEVTLREDLTWHDAERLTASDAAFTYRLLRDTSLGALDETVPTFRFRGRSSLVEDATAVDDLTLRIQFTDCSRQVARRVLTVPVLPRHIWSDRTDKATLSGVDVGVTTTDALVNQNIPPIGSGPLAFRSVTRGQSLLLERFDDHFVEREDETGVPSDLSGGIPFEEFELRFIGSDSSAVNLVVDGEADVTARGVGPDLTSRIGVAEDVSLNIDRSGAFYYLGFNTRRSPLTNPRFRNIVSRLVDRAALAESVFDGYVDPAVSPLAGSSWLPSDLAWSVSDPVIEFLGSDGAVDAERAREAFRAAGYRYNEQMQLLRS; encoded by the coding sequence ATGGAGACCCGTTCCGGTGGTGATATCGGGGTCACCCGTCGGTCCGCACTGACAGGTCTCACCGCGGGGATTGCCGCGACGAGCGGCTGTCTCAGCAAGATACGCGCCCTCGTCAGTCGGAGCCGACCGACTACTGTCTCGTTTTCGATCAAGACGCTTCCGGTGGATCAGGACCCGTACGCTATCGCGATTGCGCGCCAGGTGTCGGCGTGGTTCGAGGCCGCGGGCATCCAGGCCAGCATCCAGCCGATGACCGCAGAGGAGCTCTACCGACAGACGCTCACCAACCATCAGTTCGACGTGTTCGTCGGACAGTATCCGGGTGAGTTCGCGGACCCGGACGCGTTCTACCCGCTGTTGCACTCCACGTATTCGGTCGAGTCCGGGATGCAGAACCCCTTTGGCTACACCAATCTCTCGATGGACGACCTGCTGGAACAGCAGCGCCGGGAGACCGGCACCGACCGAACCGAGACCGTGACCCGCATCCAGCGCCGGGTCGTCCAGGAGTGTCCGTTCGTGGTGCTCGGGTTCCCGAACGTCATCAGGGCCGCGCGCACCGACCAGTTCACGGGGTGGTCGGGCGTGTTCGACCCGACGCCGGTGAACCTGCTGTCGCTGAACCGCACCGACCCGTCGGCGACGACGCTCCGCGCGACGACGCCGGACGACCGGCCGATGCGGAACCTGAACCCGCTGATGTCGACGTACCGCGGGCCGGGCGACGTGACCGACCTGCTGTACGATTCGCTCGCCCACCGCTACCGGGGCACGCTCTACCCCTGGGCGGCCGCGAACTGGGAGTGGACTGGCGAGGACCCGCTCGAACTCGAGGTGACGCTGCGCGAGGACCTCACGTGGCACGACGCCGAGCGCCTGACCGCTTCGGACGCCGCCTTCACCTACCGGTTGTTGCGCGACACCTCGCTGGGCGCGCTCGACGAGACCGTCCCCACGTTCCGCTTCCGGGGCCGCTCGTCGCTCGTCGAGGACGCGACCGCCGTCGACGACCTGACGCTTCGCATCCAGTTTACCGACTGCAGCCGGCAGGTCGCGCGCCGGGTGCTCACCGTGCCCGTGTTACCCCGGCACATCTGGAGCGACCGCACGGACAAGGCGACGCTCAGCGGTGTCGACGTCGGCGTGACGACGACTGACGCGCTCGTAAACCAGAACATCCCGCCCATCGGGAGCGGTCCGCTTGCCTTCCGCTCGGTGACGCGTGGCCAGTCGCTCCTGCTGGAGCGGTTCGACGACCACTTCGTCGAGCGGGAGGACGAAACAGGGGTCCCGAGCGACCTCAGCGGTGGGATTCCCTTCGAGGAGTTCGAGCTGCGTTTCATCGGCTCGGACTCCTCGGCCGTCAATCTCGTCGTGGACGGCGAGGCCGACGTGACCGCGCGCGGCGTGGGTCCCGACCTCACGTCGAGAATCGGGGTCGCGGAGGACGTCTCGCTCAACATCGACCGCAGTGGGGCGTTCTACTACCTCGGGTTCAACACCCGCCGGTCGCCGCTGACGAACCCGCGCTTTCGGAACATCGTCTCCAGACTGGTGGACCGGGCCGCGCTCGCAGAGTCGGTGTTCGACGGCTACGTCGACCCCGCCGTCAGCCCGCTGGCCGGGAGTTCCTGGCTCCCCTCGGACCTCGCCTGGTCTGTGTCGGACCCCGTTATCGAGTTTCTCGGGAGCGACGGGGCAGTCGACGCCGAACGGGCCCGTGAGGCGTTCCGCGCGGCCGGATACCGGTACAACGAACAGATGCAGCTCCTTCGCTCCTAA
- a CDS encoding AAA family ATPase translates to MVEVFAVASGKGGTGKTTSTVALGMALAERYDVTVVDADTGMANLLFHAGLSDAETTLHDVLADSAAVSEATYDRFGMTVVPCGTSLDGFRDADPTRLREVVATLAADTDVILLDSPPALDSRAAVLPVVMADRAVVVLQPTIPAISDGLKVQEYAASYDTDVAGILFNKVREDGIEAVAEKTERYFEGPTLGAVPESECAREARRAGRPLLAHAPDCAAAQVYRRAADSLSVRDGESGDVADRFRSAVIPETP, encoded by the coding sequence ATGGTCGAAGTGTTCGCTGTCGCCAGCGGGAAGGGCGGGACCGGGAAGACCACGAGCACGGTCGCGCTGGGGATGGCACTCGCCGAGCGCTACGACGTGACCGTGGTCGACGCCGACACCGGCATGGCGAACCTGCTCTTTCACGCCGGCCTCTCGGACGCGGAGACGACGCTGCACGACGTGCTCGCCGATTCGGCGGCGGTGAGCGAGGCGACCTACGACCGGTTCGGTATGACCGTCGTCCCCTGCGGGACGAGTCTGGACGGCTTCCGCGACGCCGACCCGACGCGGCTGCGGGAGGTGGTGGCGACGCTGGCCGCCGACACCGACGTTATCCTGCTCGACTCGCCGCCGGCGCTCGACAGCCGGGCCGCGGTGTTGCCCGTCGTCATGGCCGACCGGGCCGTGGTCGTCCTCCAGCCGACCATCCCCGCCATCTCCGACGGCCTGAAAGTCCAGGAGTACGCCGCGTCCTACGACACCGACGTGGCGGGCATCCTCTTCAACAAGGTCCGGGAAGACGGCATCGAGGCCGTCGCGGAGAAGACCGAGCGCTACTTCGAGGGGCCGACGCTCGGTGCGGTCCCCGAGAGCGAGTGTGCACGCGAAGCCCGACGTGCCGGCCGACCCCTGCTCGCTCACGCGCCCGACTGTGCGGCGGCGCAGGTCTACCGACGGGCCGCCGATTCGCTGTCGGTCCGGGACGGCGAGTCGGGCGACGTCGCCGACCGGTTCCGCAGCGCCGTCATCCCGGAGACACCATGA